The sequence below is a genomic window from Blastopirellula retiformator.
AGCTTGGCGATCTCGGCCGCTCCGGCGTCATCGACTCCGGTCTCGCTGACGTCCAGGCTTTCCAACGTTTCAATCTTCGCCAACTCCGGCATCCCTTGGCCAGTCACCTGGCTGCCGCGGAGACGGATCTTGGTCAACGCCGGATACTTGGTCAGCGCGACCAGATCCTCGTCGCCGGTCGGCGTGTTAAACAGATAGACCTCTTTCAGCTGCGGCAATTCCGGCAGATGTTCGAGCCCGGCCGCCGAGGCTTCGGTCTCGTCCAGGCCCAACACCTTCAGCTTGGTCAGCGGGGCCAGGTGTGCAAGATCAGCGTCTTGGATCTCCTGACCGCGAAACAGCAGCCGTTCCAACCTGGTCAACTGACCAATCGACTTCAGCGCTTCGCCGCTGACCGCGACGCCCCGCATGTCGAGCGTTTGCAGATTGTAAAGCGACGCCAGTTCGGTCGCCGACGCATCGGTCATGCCGACGTCCTGCAGCGACAACTTGCGCAAGGTGATCGCTTCGCCAAGCCCGCGAAAGTCGACGTCAGTCGCGATCACGCGGCTCAGATCCATGCCGATCGGATCGCCACCGCTGGACCGAGAAATCTTCGCGCCCAGCTTCCCCAACCGCCAGACGGTCGGCGGATCGGACGGATGCTGATCTTTTTTCGACAATTCTTCTACCGGCTTTGGCATGCAGCCAATCGCAGGCAGCAGCAAAACAGATCCGAGAAGTAGTCGTGCAAAAACAGTCATCTATTCTGGTCCGCAAAGGAAAGGAGTGTCGACACCATGATTTAAGTCGACTTGGGACGTCGGAGTTTCCCCAGTCGCGTCGCCAGATGAGGACGGTCCCCTGAAGGCGGCATCTCCCGAGACAAGCTTGGCGACGCCCCAGCACTGTAACATAATCGCCACCAAGGAAGATCCCAGTTTCCTAGAGCGATTGGCCTGCGGACGGAAAGAAATCGCTGCAAAATAAGGGATTTTGCAGCGAGTGGGCGTTTCCGGGCCCCCCGCAATACGCAAACCACCGCCTGCTCTAACTGACCAGCCAGTCATCGTACTTGGTCAGTTCGGCCTTCGCCTCTTCCGCGAATCGCGACAGGTCGCCGATCGTCATATCGAACTGTTTAAGCGCCGCCATCGACATCCGGTTGTACTTGGCGCCCAGCGACGTGACGCCGACTTCGGTCATCGCCATGTTCCCCATCTCGACCGCTTTGATCAGTTGCGAGTGAGGACCGCGATAGACGCCGGCGGTGTGGTGGTAGCGAATCGCATCGATCACCAACTCTGGAAATTTCCAGTGCCGCGCGACTCGCTCGCCAAATTCGGTATGGTCGAAGCCAAAGTACTGCTGCTCCCAGCGTACCTGAACCTGCTGGGCGGTCATCGCCGACAGCATCAGCTCGAACCGGCTGTTGAGGAACTGATCGAGAATCACGATGCCCAGATCGTGCAGCAGCCCGGCGATAAACGCATCTTCGGG
It includes:
- a CDS encoding leucine-rich repeat domain-containing protein — translated: MPKPVEELSKKDQHPSDPPTVWRLGKLGAKISRSSGGDPIGMDLSRVIATDVDFRGLGEAITLRKLSLQDVGMTDASATELASLYNLQTLDMRGVAVSGEALKSIGQLTRLERLLFRGQEIQDADLAHLAPLTKLKVLGLDETEASAAGLEHLPELPQLKEVYLFNTPTGDEDLVALTKYPALTKIRLRGSQVTGQGMPELAKIETLESLDVSETGVDDAGAAEIAKLTNLKDLNLWKTKITDAAIPELAKLEAIERLNLDANALTDKHLALLAELPNLKWLHLGSTEVTDAGILELAKSKSLETLIVTRTKVTDEGAAAFSAVAPKISIQHIYMVEN
- a CDS encoding HDOD domain-containing protein → MSMATLKVLNEQALDILIQRVEEVSSLPQIAIQAMEIASNEESSASDLTAVIECDVSLSSRVLKLVNSSAFGLRNKVTNLQQAVAYLGMKQVRNLAITASVSELFQGGDKIGRYSRSGLWEHMVAVGVSARMFAKKHQIGEPEDAFIAGLLHDLGIVILDQFLNSRFELMLSAMTAQQVQVRWEQQYFGFDHTEFGERVARHWKFPELVIDAIRYHHTAGVYRGPHSQLIKAVEMGNMAMTEVGVTSLGAKYNRMSMAALKQFDMTIGDLSRFAEEAKAELTKYDDWLVS